The sequence below is a genomic window from Lolium perenne isolate Kyuss_39 chromosome 7, Kyuss_2.0, whole genome shotgun sequence.
CATTACATTGCCCAAAAGTTTAGCTATGCCAAAACTCGAAGGCCTCTCACTATAGCAGGATAAAGCTTTGGCAACACAATCATGTAACAGAAGGAAAAACGTGTTACAAGTAAATTAGTTGTAACACAACATTGGTGTTGCAAGGGTAGCCAGTCACACATAAGTAACATATAATTTGTGTTCATCTGAATGTGTTACCGTCTATGATTATAGTAACACATAATCCTATACCCTAGCATAGTGTTACAAGTCATATAGCAAAAAAAAGGAGTTAATGTAAAACAATGGCATTGAAAAATTTCCATTGTTAGTCATATaggcaaaaagagaaaattttgaaacAATAACATTGGTGAATTGCCATCATCGTGTTTCAAATGCACACACATAATTTGACTTAGCGGTGCAATCTTTAGGTAGTCTGCCGTATTTATTAGGAGATATTGGTTACTTGATTTGTTATTCTATACAATTTGTAGCTATGCAGAGCACTATGTATTAACTTTACGTTTACGAAGATTGAAAAAATTAATGTGAAGATGGGAATGGAATGAGCAATATAAATGCTGATATATGGTTCTCCATATAGATAAAAGGGACAGATTGCTTAGCTATTTATCATAGTTTAAAATAGTGCTATTGTATTTAGGCGCGTCGATTTCAGAAGCTATGAAAGGTTGTAGCCATGCTATACTTGGCTATTTAAATAATCAGAGCGAATCATTTTTAAATATTGTAGTGTGTGTTGTAGACAGACAAATACGGTTATTTATTGAACGATCATGATGTCTTTTATTGAATAGAAGAATAACTACGAATCATATTGTAGGACAACCTTAAATTAGCTAAAACCTGATCTGGACTACGAGATGCTCACATTAGAAGGCTAGATTTTATTTTACTTTAACGATCCTTTGTTTATGTTTATGTTGTTTCCTCGCAGGATTTAGAGATCAAATAAttggttatagattgcaagatgcTCATATTGTCTATCTCACGTGTAGAATCTGCTACATGCATATTCACGAGGTATGTTGAACTTGTTAATTCTCTTGCTCTTATCCAAAGATTGTGAAGCTTAGAATGTTATCCTCCACTATGTATCCCTTGTCCATGCTGGTAGTAGGCAGTTGTACTTACCAAGGGAAAGGAAAATTGCTACTTCAACAGAGGTAACATGTTATTCTGTCACCTGCATATGCTAACAATTCCTAAGATTTAATGTAAAGATAAATTATAGTTCATATATCAGCGTGGTGCAAAATTCTACCTATGACTATAAAATACTCTTAAACAAAGCATCTCTCTATGTGCAGGCATGACCTTGTTGTACCTCCTATGACTATATCAATAAGTTGGATCGTCATGTTCGTGAAGCAAGTGTTGGGAACGTTTGTTGGTGGAATAGTGTCATGTAATTATAAGTGTAGGCCCCAGTTCTCATGTAAAATATGAAACAATGTATATATGAAGTGTCATGTATGTTTGCAGTTTATTCGTTTTTTCACTCTATGAAAGTGGCATGCACCACTTTCTCTGTAATTTTCATGTTAACAAGCATCGTAATAAAATTTCGATATAACacgttcttttatattttatttaaatatgcATCTTCGTTGAAATATGGGCTTATAATTTCATATTTAATAATTAAAAACAAATACACCAATATAATGGTGTTACTACAATTAGGCATATGTGTTACTATGGTGGTTGCTAACTATCAATTATATTGTTACACTATCTAGAATATTTTGCTACTAACTATGTTACTGAACTGAAAAGAGGTCTTACCAATCGTGTTACTATTGCTAGGAAAGTATTCTACTACATGCGTTCCTATAGTTACAATATTGTGTTACCAACTCGTTGAGTAACAAAAAAAATATGCGTGTGACTATAATATAATTGTAACACAATTTTAAGCATACAATAACAAATATTTTATGTGACAGTGGACAACTCTTAGTAACACGGCCTAATGGAACAGATTCCAAAATGTGTTACTCTATGGTCTAGTAACATTGTTTTGGACCTATAGTCACACAAGACCGTGTTACCAAATCTCTGTTCTGTTGTAGTGTCTCCTCCTCTTTGGTTCTTACAAAAGAGCCTAGTCTCGCATcattacatgttggtaccttctaaATTTCCCACGAGATGAGCATGATCATGGAAGCCATGACCTTCCTAATATTCTCTTTTTCTAACACAACATGACTGTTTCGCTTTGCAGAGGTTTCTCTACTTCTCTTTAAAGATACAATATAAATGATTTAATTCATCTTATTTATTTTCCAAATGTGCCAATTGTTTGTTACTAGGCGCATCGAATTGGACTGGTGTTTTGGACATGGAGTCCAGTTAGAATCTACACCCTCCGTTTCATATTAGTTGTCGCTGATTTAATAGAAGATAGAATACCATTTAATGTATAAATTTTATTGATGAATTATCAACTACCTCCATTCCAATGAATAAGGTTAACATGTGGAAACTCTTCCCTATGATAATGAACAATTGCCATTTTGGTATCAAAATCTGTGCGAGGGCTTGTAAGAGAACTGAAAAAAGGCTAATTACTGAACTCAGCAATGACAAGACATGGTGTTTCGACTCATAGGTCTACATGCACTTATTGTAAAAAAGGTATTTTAAATATATTTGAAaatttaaaaattatgaaacaaaAATGTGGGCATACATCAGGATATGCTATGTCCACACACAAAATTTCGAGACAAGGGGACATTTTTGTAGgctgtgcaaaaaagacaaataaaTATCAAGTGAGAAGCTATGTAGGAGTACCCAATTTTTTTTACACAAGCCTCAAAAATTATCATTTTTTCGCGAAGTTTTGTTTGGGGACATAGAATATCCAGATCTACACCTAGATTTTTTTTCCAGATTTCTTCGACATTTTGAAATCAATTTTTTCAAACAATGGGTGCATCTATACCTATGAGCTAAAAGAGATTTCCGGCAGTGCCATTACTTTCTACAATTCTGAAGTTTAGGACAGAGCACGGCGGATGGCGTCAatgtagaacatgaaaatgacaaCAAGGCAACACAGTCATGTTAAGGACGGTGAGTGCAAGATTGGCACAGTCTTTGGTGCACATCACTATCATAGATTGGGGGTCGCAGGGCTACTTGGGATAACTCTATAACAGGGTTTTTTTTTTAAGACCACACCATTTTTAGCTTTTCACGTTGTTCAATAATCAATATACAACAACTCCAGAAAAACGCCATAACCGAGAATTTGCTTAGTGCTCCATCGATAGCTAGCGTTAGATCGTtccattttttattttctttctctctGGTTTGTTTCCTTCCCGTGGTCCGTTATCTGTTGGGCTGGTTTAGTTTGCAGGCCATATTTTTGTGTTTGTTACTTTTAGTATTGGGCTGCTACAGTCAACAGACTGTTTTTCTTTTGCAAGGAATGGGCTAGTTTGCTTGATGTGTTATTTTTCTAGGCTTTCTCATCTATATTTTTTATAAAGCAAAACCTCACTAACTGTAACTAATGTTAGTCTATCTCTACATGCAAGCCGTTCACATCTTTTATTTCATTAGTCATTCAAATGTCCATGTCATCGCCGCTAACATTCATTATTGATGTATCCATGCATGCAAGCTATCTATGTCGCCATTTTTTGATTAAAATGTCCACATAGCTAATTTATAACCATCAAATATAAAAAATAATGTGAATTAAATTTAGCATCTCAATTATTTTGACCAATTTAATATTGCAAACTTCTATAGACAATTCATATTACATATGTATTATACCATTTCATTTAGACAATATAATTTCTTAGAAGATTCCCGCTGCAACGCGCAGGGTATCCTTCTAGTTTTTAATACGGAGTAGGAATTTTTTCTGATATAGAGTTTGTGAACTTTGGGCTTATAATTGCACATACATATGTAATTACAcatctatgtgtgattgcaaTTTAAAACTTTTTATGCAATATTTTCAATTTGATTTGTTTCCATGTTAACTTAAAACTAGGCTTGTAATTGTCTATTTTTGAGCTTATTATTGGGCTTGTAATCCGTGTAAGCAAAATATGGAAGCGCACCAAAGAAATCCTCGACTCGTTGATGACGTTGATGAGGCTCCTCGATTGGTTGATGATGTTGATCGACAACTAGCAAATTCTCGATCAATGGAGCCCTAGCTACATCCAAATTCCAATTGAAAATGgttaaaaagagagagaaaaatcAAAACAGGAACTGATCGTAATGTCTTCTAGTTAGGTTAAAGATCCACTCCAACTATTACATCTAGATAAATCTCTGGAAGAGAAGTGAAGAATCAAAAGAATCAACACATGTACAAAGCGTATACTACTCCTTGACCATCGAATCCATACATTTGACTGCATTGGTGTTTGACCATGCATGCATACACCTTCAGCTGATAATGCCGTTCACAGTTCATCGTGGTGGTCTTGGCTCGCGCTGTCGGACGCGCAAACCCTCGCCTCCACATACACCTTGCCCGGCCGGCAGAAGAGGCCCTTCTCTGGCGCACAGTGCAAATCGTCGGAGCAGATGCATAGCCCTTCGATGGCACAGCCCGTATCTATGATGTTGGGGCTCCCATTGATGCCAAGCACCTGGTCGCTCCACTCGCTGGAGAAGATACCGTCCGGGTCATACTTGTCCTTCACCTTGAGGAACTCGCCGGCCATGGGGTACTTGGCGATGGCGCCGTCAAATGCGAAGTTGCGGTTCTTGCCCCAGTGAGGGATTGCGTCGTACTTTCGTAAAGCCAGCTGCTCGAGCTCGTCGAGCACGTCGGCGTGCGCTCGCGGCGCGCCTTCAGTGTAGCTCCGGTAGTAGGTGATGTCGAAGTCGACCGAGTCCTCCGTCTTGCCGAGGTAGGCGGAGGAAGCCTTGACGTAGCGGATGAGCACGCCGAGCTTGGCGTCGAGGCTGCATAAGGCGCGCGGGTCGAGGTCACGGAGCTTCTGTATGTCGGCGACGAATGCCGGCGCCTTAGAGAGTGCGACGCTGAAGCCGGAGTTGTAGAAGAAGGGGCTGCGGATGCGGGGGTCCCATGGGCAAGAGGTAAGCAGCCCGTCCTCCTCGCTGTTGATGCACGTGCCGGACGCTTGGATGCGGTGCTGGTACCCGACCACCGGGTATCCCGTGAAGAAGGAGCCGTCGTTTGTGAAACCGTACGCCTGCAGCTCGAACGCCGCGGCAGGCAACCGCGCGGCGAGGCACCGTGCGGTGTCGTCGccgtcctcctccagccgctccTCCGCGGCCCTGGCGATGATGAGCCCGAGCGTGGGGTTGGAGCGGAAGCCGAGGTAGTCGTTGAGGCCGTCGCCGGGCGCCGAGACGTCCACGCGGTCGTCCTCGCGGTAGATGACCTTGCCCTGCCGGGGCAGCCATGCCATGTCGCCGAACTCGTGCAGGTCGCCCCACACGGCCACCTGCTCCGCGAAGTCCGAGTCGTCGCGCTCAACGAACGTCACCGACCGCTTGAACAGCGGTTGCAACGCCAGAGTAACCTTGCAGATCGAGGAGACAGGATACCAAATTAAGCGAGGCCGTTATTAAACCCAAAACCTACTTCCAAGCAATGGTGGTATAACAGCGTGACAGAATTAATGTATTTCGCAGTACATTGTGTGCATGCATCCGAAGCAACCAGTGGGTGCCGCACTAGGTACGTACGTAGGGAGTACCTGGGAAACGACGCCGAGGACGCCGAGGGAGACCTTGGCCGCGTCGAGGTCTGGGTCGTCGGCGCCGAGCTCCCTGACAATAGCGAATCCCTGGCTGGCTGGCGCCGGCGTGACGATCCTCATGCCGACCACGTACTCGTGCACCGCGCTACCCTTGCCCCACAGCGAGCTCCCGTGCGCGCCCGTTGCCAGGAGGCCCCCGATGGTGAGTCCATACCAGTACGGCGAGTGCGGCAGCGCGAGCCCGGCCGCGCCGGCGGCCTGGATTAGGTCCCGGAGCACCATGCCGCTCTCCACCGTCATCAGGCCGCTGGCGGCGTCGATGCTAACACTTCGGTTCAGCCGCTCCGTGCTGATGATCGT
It includes:
- the LOC127314284 gene encoding probable L-gulonolactone oxidase 4, producing the protein MEGASLHPAVLLLVGLLLSRAGSSPPPEPVACTRGTSDCTVTNVYGSFPDRTICRAANATYPRTEEELVAAVAAAAAAKRKVKVATRTSHSFPKLACPGGRDGTIISTERLNRSVSIDAASGLMTVESGMVLRDLIQAAGAAGLALPHSPYWYGLTIGGLLATGAHGSSLWGKGSAVHEYVVGMRIVTPAPASQGFAIVRELGADDPDLDAAKVSLGVLGVVSQVTLALQPLFKRSVTFVERDDSDFAEQVAVWGDLHEFGDMAWLPRQGKVIYREDDRVDVSAPGDGLNDYLGFRSNPTLGLIIARAAEERLEEDGDDTARCLAARLPAAAFELQAYGFTNDGSFFTGYPVVGYQHRIQASGTCINSEEDGLLTSCPWDPRIRSPFFYNSGFSVALSKAPAFVADIQKLRDLDPRALCSLDAKLGVLIRYVKASSAYLGKTEDSVDFDITYYRSYTEGAPRAHADVLDELEQLALRKYDAIPHWGKNRNFAFDGAIAKYPMAGEFLKVKDKYDPDGIFSSEWSDQVLGINGSPNIIDTGCAIEGLCICSDDLHCAPEKGLFCRPGKVYVEARVCASDSASQDHHDEL